One window from the genome of Bradyrhizobium xenonodulans encodes:
- a CDS encoding tripartite tricarboxylate transporter substrate binding protein: MSRFGLKTIAFAAMHLVMGTLLATAAGAQDYPSKPVTLIVPWPAGGSTDISMRAIADSASKVLGQPIVIDNKAGGGGTVGPATMAAAAKPDGYTISQIPITVFRLPLMQEVSWDPAKDFSYIIHLTGYTFGVTTSAESQFKSWKDVVDFAKANPGKVTYASPGTGTSLHIGMEQIAAMSGIKLTQVPFKGGAETNAAVLGRHTMLQADSTGWRPLVDAGKLKLLMVWTGARSPNYPDVPTLKELGYPMVYDSPFGIAGPKGMDPKIVAKLHDAFKKAVEDPAVIATLAKYDMVPNYKNTEDYKKFVVEVTESERKVIDTLGLAKK; this comes from the coding sequence CTGAAGACGATCGCCTTTGCCGCCATGCACCTTGTCATGGGCACGTTGCTCGCAACCGCCGCCGGCGCGCAGGACTATCCCAGCAAGCCGGTCACGCTGATCGTGCCATGGCCCGCCGGCGGATCAACCGACATCTCGATGCGCGCGATCGCCGACAGCGCCTCGAAGGTGCTGGGGCAGCCGATCGTGATCGACAACAAGGCGGGCGGCGGCGGCACAGTCGGGCCGGCGACCATGGCTGCGGCCGCGAAACCGGACGGCTACACCATCTCGCAGATTCCCATCACCGTCTTCCGCCTGCCCCTGATGCAGGAGGTGTCATGGGACCCGGCCAAGGACTTTTCCTACATCATTCACCTCACGGGCTATACGTTCGGCGTGACCACCAGCGCGGAATCGCAGTTCAAATCCTGGAAGGACGTGGTCGATTTCGCCAAGGCCAATCCTGGCAAGGTCACCTACGCCTCGCCCGGCACCGGCACCTCGCTGCATATCGGGATGGAGCAGATCGCGGCGATGTCCGGCATCAAGCTGACGCAGGTGCCGTTCAAGGGCGGCGCGGAAACCAACGCCGCCGTGCTGGGACGGCACACCATGCTGCAGGCCGATTCCACGGGATGGCGGCCGCTGGTCGACGCCGGCAAGCTGAAGCTGCTGATGGTGTGGACCGGCGCACGGTCGCCGAACTATCCCGACGTGCCGACGCTGAAGGAGCTCGGCTATCCCATGGTCTATGATTCCCCGTTCGGCATCGCCGGACCGAAGGGCATGGATCCCAAGATCGTCGCCAAGCTGCACGACGCCTTCAAGAAGGCGGTCGAGGACCCCGCGGTGATCGCGACGCTCGCCAAATACGACATGGTGCCGAACTACAAGAACACCGAGGATTACAAGAAGTTCGTCGTCGAGGTCACGGAGTCCGAGCGCAAGGTGATCGATACGCTCGGGCTTGCGAAGAAGTAG